GAGAGCGTCACACGATCCAAAAGCTGTTGTAACCACATACGAAGGCAAACACAATCATGACGTACCAACGTCAAAGTCTAACAACAACAGTCACCATGACATGTCAGCACCCATATTCAGACGAGAAGAGACCAGTACCGACAGAGTCAGCCTCGACTTGGTGTTGGAATCGCATCTGGTTGTCCTGATCATACATCAAATGAGCATCTGCATCAtataaaacaagaacaaaataTTCGATCTGAATTTCTACATCGAGCTCTAACCAGTGGAGCTAGTGGATTCAGGTCTGTCCATGGACCTCCCATGGGATCATACTATGCTAATAGCTTAAACGACAGGTTGAATAATCAAATTTAACATCTGGTCCCTAGAGCAGGAAGATCAAAAGATCTCAACAGGCCAACTAAAGTTCAAAGGCTCTTTGGTTCCACTCTTTATCTTGATTCTTCTTTTAGGAATggaacaaaactttttttttttggtaatctatGATCTATATCAGGCTGGTGAAATATTTCGGAAAACAACTCGTTTAAATCAGGCCACGTCGACACATTTTGGGTCGGGTTTGCGCCAACCACAAGAATAACGTGAAAGCCATATCATTGTGTGGTTTTCAAAACAGCGGTTtgtcttaaaaacaaaaatttctttAAACCGAAACAATGTCGTTTATCTTCAAACGCTGTCGTTTTGTCGGGAGACGAGTAAAAACGCCATTAATGCTTTGGTCCGAACctccattttttttctaatttactcttttattttgaacaaaaataaaataaaatgaaattagggttttagagGGATATATTCGATAATTTCTCTAAATTGGATAATCTTTTCTCTGTTAACATTATCCTCTCCCCCTGCCCAAAAAATGGCGGGTTTCTCATTCTCCTGCTGCTGCCTAATAAACCCACCAATTCTCTTCACTCTTCCGACGGAATCACCCCCATTTCTTCTTGGTTCCGGGAAAGATCCTCCGGCGACGAGACGGAGAGCTAGAAAGCTCATCGTATCGAACGCGCACTCTAACCCGAAGATTATAAACCCGAAGAAGAAGTCTAGGTATGGACAAACGTTGTCTCCGTACGACActgatgaagaggaagagcttgatgatgatagtgatgatgatgacgactgGTTACTCAACGTCAGTTTCTTTCCTCTTCCATCTATCTTTTGTTCTTGAAATTCTGAAAATTCGAGCTTATATGATGTCGAAGATCTGAGCTTTGAGCTTAAATGTTGTCAAATTTTCGTGATTTTAGCTAAAAATGGGTGATTTGAGCTTACATGATGTTAAAGATGTGTGCTTTCAGCTTACATGTTGTCAAAGATGTGTGATTTGAGCTTTTGTGGTTGGGGAATTTAGCTTGGATTCTGGGGTTTTGTGGTTTCTATAAGGATGTGTGATTAGTGAAACTTGTTAGAGATATTGAAAAagttgtttcttttttgttttgttttgtttaggatGACTTCGCAGAGGTCACAGAGTATGAAAAGAAGAAACCTAAGTCACAGAAGCAAACCATTGCTAAGAAAGGTTTGTTGTTTTCTTGAAAAGGCTCTTATAATATCATTTGAATGTGCTTCTAAAGGATAATACTTAAACTTCATATTGCTTAAGATGTTGATTTGATTGTGAAGTTGGGAAGaaagagaaggtgaaaagttgGGAGAAGCTGGAAGAAAGCGAGACTGATGTAGACGAGTTGGATATTAGCATTACTCGTAATGCctctgacaagaagaagaaggtggagAAGGATTCTTGGCGTTTAGATGACCGAGtaaaggtaattttttttaatttgttggaGAGAGAGATATAGAGCTAAAGAAAGCAACttagttgtttttttgtttcctgTGTTTCTCATTAGGTGAGCTCGAGGAAACAAGTCGCGAAACTATACCCTCGTCTCTCAGAAGAGATAGACATAGACCCCAAATGGGTACCTCTCCTGGACTACTTGACCACGTTTGGTCTGAAAGAGTCACACTTTGTTCAAATGTACGAGCGCCACATGCCATCCCTCCAGATCAACGTCTTGTCAGCGCAAGAGAGGCTCGATTACTTGCTGAGCGTCGGTGTTAAACACAGAGACATCAAGAGGATGCTGCTGAGACAACCGCAGATACTTCAGTACACGGTCGAGAACAATCTCAAAGCTCACATCTCCTTTCTGATGGGACTTGGGATTCCCAATTCCAAAATAGGACAGATAGTTGCTGTGACTCCGTCTCTGTTCTCTTACAGTGTCGAGAACTCCCTGAGGCCCACGATCAGGTATCTGATCGAAGAGGTTGGTATAAACGAAAACGATGTTGGCAAAGTTGTGCAGCTTAGCCCTCAGATTCTTGTTCAGAGGCTGGACATAACGTGGAACACTCGTTACATGTTCCTCTCTAAGGAGTTGGGAGCGCCTAGGGACAGTGTGGTGAAGATGGTTAAAAGACATCCGCAGATTCTTCATTACAGTATCGATGACGGGTTCTTGCCTCGGATCAATTTCCTTAGAAGCATTGGGATGTGCAATTCTGATATATTGAAAGTCTTAACTAGCCTTACACAGGTTAGTAGGTTTCTTGATTCGTTTTCAAACGTAAAATCTCTTTATTAGCTCTGATAAATACATCTCTTGATAGGTTTTGTCTCTATCACTGGAGGATAATCTAAAGCCAAAGTACATGTATTTGGTGAATGAGCTGAAGAACGAAGTGCACATTTTGACTAAATATCCAATGTACCTGAGCTTGTCATTGGACCAAAGGATACGCCCGCGGCACCGGTTCTTGGTTGAGTTAAAGAAAGTGCGGAAAGGGCCGTTCCCTCTTAGCTCACTGGTTCCAAACGATGAGAGCTTTTGTCAACAGTGGG
This genomic stretch from Raphanus sativus cultivar WK10039 chromosome 3, ASM80110v3, whole genome shotgun sequence harbors:
- the LOC108847417 gene encoding transcription termination factor MTERF9, chloroplastic, yielding MAGFSFSCCCLINPPILFTLPTESPPFLLGSGKDPPATRRRARKLIVSNAHSNPKIINPKKKSRYGQTLSPYDTDEEEELDDDSDDDDDWLLNDDFAEVTEYEKKKPKSQKQTIAKKVGKKEKVKSWEKLEESETDVDELDISITRNASDKKKKVEKDSWRLDDRVKVSSRKQVAKLYPRLSEEIDIDPKWVPLLDYLTTFGLKESHFVQMYERHMPSLQINVLSAQERLDYLLSVGVKHRDIKRMLLRQPQILQYTVENNLKAHISFLMGLGIPNSKIGQIVAVTPSLFSYSVENSLRPTIRYLIEEVGINENDVGKVVQLSPQILVQRLDITWNTRYMFLSKELGAPRDSVVKMVKRHPQILHYSIDDGFLPRINFLRSIGMCNSDILKVLTSLTQVLSLSLEDNLKPKYMYLVNELKNEVHILTKYPMYLSLSLDQRIRPRHRFLVELKKVRKGPFPLSSLVPNDESFCQQWAGTSVDKYLAFRQRLLLKDFANKYEKRK